A single region of the Thermodesulfatator indicus DSM 15286 genome encodes:
- the cutA gene encoding divalent-cation tolerance protein CutA: MDVIIFYVTCGSEAEAQKIAKALLEERLIACANLYPAIKSLYWWEGKIQEDHEVVLIMKTRKDLAPKVTTRVKELHSYECPCILTFSVKEGYEPFIDWIKKETGG; encoded by the coding sequence ATGGATGTAATAATTTTTTATGTAACTTGTGGTAGCGAGGCTGAAGCTCAAAAGATAGCCAAAGCCCTTCTTGAAGAAAGGCTCATTGCCTGTGCTAATCTTTATCCAGCTATAAAATCTCTTTACTGGTGGGAAGGAAAAATTCAGGAAGACCATGAGGTGGTTCTTATTATGAAAACAAGAAAAGACTTAGCACCAAAAGTTACAACCAGGGTAAAAGAACTTCATTCTTACGAATGTCCCTGCATTTTGACCTTTTCGGTTAAAGAGGGCTATGAACCTTTTATAGACTGGATAAAAAAGGAAACAGGGGGGTAA